The Pseudomonadota bacterium genome contains a region encoding:
- a CDS encoding sigma-70 family RNA polymerase sigma factor: MPFEELVQRINPTLKKITRKLNGHFTFFNDEDLYQEALTNLWIRYSEGALHDKTDSYILQGCYYYLRNHLRKVHDNADFVSLDSPINEEGLKLEDILCSKDQSPFDNLESNMDIEDAADRCLTERERQILLLLLEGMSMREIGIKFSISHVMVLKIRNRIREKYTGHGNWLRN, translated from the coding sequence ATGCCTTTCGAAGAATTAGTACAAAGGATAAACCCTACGTTGAAGAAGATTACAAGGAAACTGAACGGTCATTTCACTTTTTTTAATGATGAGGATCTCTATCAGGAGGCGCTGACCAACCTTTGGATACGCTACAGTGAGGGTGCGCTTCATGATAAGACCGACAGTTATATATTGCAGGGTTGCTACTACTATCTACGGAATCATCTGCGTAAGGTGCATGACAATGCAGACTTCGTGAGTCTTGACAGCCCTATAAACGAAGAGGGATTAAAACTCGAGGATATCCTGTGTTCGAAAGATCAATCCCCATTTGATAATCTCGAAAGCAATATGGATATTGAAGATGCAGCAGACAGATGCCTCACAGAGAGGGAAAGGCAGATACTTCTGCTCCTCCTGGAAGGTATGTCGATGCGGGAGATAGGCATCAAATTTTCCATATCCCATGTAATGGTGCTGAAGATCAGGAACAGGATACGTGAAAAATACACAGGGCATGGCAACTGGCTGAGGAATTAA